A single window of Syntrophotalea acetylenica DNA harbors:
- a CDS encoding NRAMP family divalent metal transporter codes for MNGEKHQDVAVAEAVAVDGACGPKAAPGFVQSGLWKALGPGILMSCAAIGGSHLVWSTRAGADFGWRLLGLILLANLLKFPFFLYGQRYTAATGESLLAGYRRHGTVFVWIFLLINILTGTINIAGVAMLSGALFAGYGFLGASVPHLTVALVGICMLLLLLGHYKLLDSMSKGIILLLAVGTLVAVALAMPGSRMVTGEMVPPSPWNWASFAFLISLLGWMPAPVDLSAWSSLWIFSREEQTGHFATVRETSIDFYLGYSAAVVLAVLFLALGALVMFGSGESFSDSGIAFSNQLVNLYAATIGDWSRPLILTAAFFTMFSTTLTTMDGYPRSLAACCSLIGDLPARRFRQIHQAWIFVSGLAASLVVLLFVKNLIQLLTFAAVVSFVTSPVLAIINFKVMNGPNVPERYRPGRFLRVLSWAGISFFVLMTGGYVYVTCFFGG; via the coding sequence ATGAACGGAGAGAAGCATCAGGATGTGGCGGTGGCCGAAGCGGTGGCGGTTGACGGGGCGTGCGGGCCCAAGGCGGCGCCGGGGTTTGTGCAGTCGGGGCTGTGGAAGGCTCTCGGCCCGGGGATCCTGATGTCCTGCGCGGCCATCGGCGGCTCCCATCTGGTTTGGTCGACCCGTGCCGGCGCCGATTTCGGCTGGCGGCTGCTGGGGCTGATCCTGCTGGCGAATCTGCTGAAATTTCCCTTCTTTTTGTATGGACAGCGCTACACTGCGGCCACCGGGGAAAGTCTGCTGGCCGGCTATCGCCGCCACGGCACGGTATTCGTCTGGATTTTTCTGCTGATCAACATTCTTACCGGCACCATCAATATCGCCGGGGTGGCGATGCTCAGCGGCGCCCTGTTTGCCGGTTACGGGTTCTTGGGCGCTTCCGTGCCCCATCTCACCGTCGCCCTGGTGGGGATCTGCATGCTGCTGTTGCTGCTGGGGCATTACAAACTGCTCGATTCCATGTCCAAGGGGATCATTCTGCTGCTGGCTGTGGGAACTCTGGTTGCGGTAGCCCTGGCGATGCCGGGCAGCCGCATGGTGACGGGTGAAATGGTCCCGCCCAGCCCCTGGAACTGGGCCTCCTTTGCCTTTCTGATCAGTCTGCTTGGCTGGATGCCGGCGCCGGTCGATCTTTCCGCCTGGTCGTCGCTGTGGATTTTCAGCCGCGAAGAGCAGACCGGCCACTTTGCCACGGTGCGGGAGACCAGCATCGATTTTTACCTCGGCTACAGCGCGGCGGTGGTGCTGGCCGTGTTGTTTCTGGCCCTGGGGGCGCTGGTCATGTTCGGTTCGGGCGAATCCTTTTCGGATAGCGGCATCGCTTTTTCCAACCAGCTGGTCAATCTGTACGCCGCCACCATCGGTGACTGGTCCCGGCCCCTGATTCTGACGGCGGCGTTTTTCACCATGTTCAGCACCACCCTGACCACCATGGACGGTTATCCCCGCTCCCTGGCCGCGTGCTGTTCCCTTATCGGAGATCTGCCGGCCCGCCGCTTTCGCCAGATTCATCAGGCCTGGATTTTCGTGTCGGGGCTGGCGGCGTCGCTGGTGGTGCTGCTGTTTGTCAAAAACCTGATCCAGCTGCTTACCTTTGCTGCGGTGGTTTCCTTCGTCACCTCGCCGGTCCTCGCCATCATCAATTTCAAGGTGATGAACGGTCCGAATGTGCCGGAGCGTTATCGGCCGGGCAGGTTCCTGCGTGTGCTCAGTTGGGCGGGAATCAGCTTTTTTGTCCTGATGACAGGCGGTTATGTTTATGTGACCTGCTTTTTCGGCGGCTGA
- a CDS encoding vWA domain-containing protein: protein MKFFRLPLAVAGLLLLANAGFAAPLVRCSAQLDKPVLPAGPAQRAVIKVSLTAPTLPLPKERPAVNLALVMDRSGSMSGSKIENAREAAIEALRRLNGRDLFSLVVYDHQVETLVSAAPVRHTEAIEARIRGIRPGGNTALFGAVSQGAAEVRKHGDGAFVNRVVLLSDGLANVGPSRADDLARLGAALLKEGISVTTIGVGTDFNEDLMTQLAERSDGNHYFVESSRDLPRIFAAELGDVLSVVAQQVVIQVECPAGVRPLRIIGREGRIRGRHVEIRMNQLYGGQEKYALVEVEVPASRAGQTLDLGEVRCRYENALTARGEHSATQARATVSGRIEEVRKAASKEVRQAVVENEMAVARDEALTLYKQGDKDEAAAKLRQSSQVLQQQSVELGFEDLAAEAAQLQEEAVDFESERLDETRKKEIRSESFKTRSQQKTYK, encoded by the coding sequence ATGAAATTTTTCCGCCTGCCGCTTGCCGTCGCCGGCCTGTTGCTGCTCGCCAATGCCGGTTTTGCCGCGCCGCTGGTGCGATGTTCCGCGCAGCTGGACAAGCCGGTACTGCCCGCCGGACCGGCGCAACGCGCCGTGATCAAGGTGTCTCTGACCGCGCCGACCCTGCCGCTGCCCAAGGAACGGCCGGCGGTCAATCTGGCGCTGGTGATGGACCGCTCCGGTTCCATGTCCGGCAGCAAAATCGAAAATGCCCGCGAAGCGGCTATCGAAGCGCTGCGTCGTCTCAACGGCCGCGACCTGTTTTCTCTTGTCGTTTACGATCACCAGGTCGAAACCCTGGTCTCCGCCGCGCCGGTCCGTCATACGGAAGCTATCGAGGCCCGTATCCGCGGCATCCGCCCGGGAGGCAATACCGCGTTGTTCGGAGCGGTCAGCCAGGGTGCCGCGGAGGTGCGCAAGCACGGTGACGGGGCTTTCGTGAACCGCGTGGTGCTGCTGTCCGACGGCTTGGCCAATGTCGGGCCCAGCCGGGCCGATGATCTGGCCCGACTCGGCGCCGCCCTGCTCAAGGAGGGGATTTCCGTCACCACTATCGGCGTCGGTACCGATTTCAACGAAGATCTGATGACGCAACTGGCCGAACGCAGTGACGGCAATCACTATTTTGTCGAATCGAGCCGGGATCTGCCGCGTATCTTCGCGGCGGAGCTGGGCGATGTGCTGAGCGTGGTGGCGCAGCAGGTGGTTATTCAGGTCGAATGCCCCGCCGGGGTGCGCCCGCTGCGCATCATCGGCCGCGAGGGTCGTATCCGCGGGCGTCATGTCGAGATCCGCATGAATCAGCTCTACGGCGGCCAGGAGAAATATGCCCTGGTCGAGGTGGAGGTTCCGGCCAGCCGCGCGGGCCAGACCCTAGATTTGGGCGAGGTGCGTTGTCGCTATGAAAATGCCCTGACCGCCCGTGGCGAACATTCCGCCACCCAGGCCCGGGCCACGGTCAGCGGCCGCATCGAAGAGGTGCGCAAGGCCGCCAGCAAGGAAGTGCGGCAGGCGGTGGTGGAAAACGAGATGGCGGTGGCGCGGGATGAAGCGCTGACCCTTTACAAGCAGGGGGACAAGGACGAGGCCGCCGCCAAACTGCGCCAGAGCAGCCAGGTCCTGCAGCAGCAGAGCGTGGAACTCGGATTCGAGGATCTCGCCGCAGAGGCCGCCCAACTGCAAGAGGAGGCGGTCGATTTCGAGTCGGAACGGCTCGACGAGACCCGCAAAAAAGAGATCCGCTCCGAAAGCTTCAAGACCCGCAGCCAGCAGAAAACCTACAAATAG
- a CDS encoding M24 family metallopeptidase: MAIQDKAALERTGADFSVEKMLAIRAKAQEAVKRIAAQVKPGMLEEDANKMVVDTLREMGAAKAFHKPYIRFGSNTTKTFGADSEPGVRLGADDIFFIDIAPVWDGYEGDAGDSFVTGGNPELKRCAGDARKIFEAVAKKWKDEKATGVELYDFAQKLALDLGWELNLELGGHRLGDYSSAEHYEGPLSEIAFHPSPNLWMVEIHIRDAKNGFGAFYEDLLI; this comes from the coding sequence ATGGCTATTCAGGACAAGGCCGCATTGGAGAGGACCGGAGCAGACTTTTCCGTCGAGAAAATGCTTGCAATCAGAGCCAAGGCACAGGAGGCGGTCAAGCGGATCGCTGCGCAGGTAAAACCCGGAATGCTTGAAGAAGACGCCAATAAAATGGTTGTCGACACCTTGCGGGAGATGGGTGCGGCAAAGGCTTTTCACAAACCCTATATTCGTTTTGGCAGCAATACGACGAAAACCTTCGGGGCGGACTCGGAACCGGGCGTCCGGTTGGGTGCCGACGACATTTTTTTTATCGATATCGCCCCGGTCTGGGATGGATATGAAGGGGATGCGGGCGACAGCTTCGTGACCGGCGGCAATCCGGAATTGAAACGCTGCGCCGGGGATGCCCGGAAGATTTTTGAAGCCGTTGCCAAAAAATGGAAGGACGAGAAAGCAACCGGCGTCGAGCTGTATGATTTCGCCCAAAAACTGGCTCTGGATCTTGGTTGGGAGTTGAATCTCGAACTGGGCGGACATCGCCTCGGCGACTATTCCAGTGCGGAACATTATGAAGGCCCGCTGTCCGAGATAGCCTTTCACCCCTCGCCAAACCTGTGGATGGTCGAGATTCACATCCGGGATGCCAAAAACGGTTTCGGGGCATTTTACGAAGATCTGCTGATCTGA
- a CDS encoding efflux RND transporter periplasmic adaptor subunit, which translates to MKRLPVQKRTLALLAVLVPLLVLFVYVALRSGPLAPVPVTVATAQRRSLAPGLFGIGTVAARYTYKIGPTAAGRLQRLDVHVGDRVRAGQLLGAMDAVDLEARMRAQDAALNRAAAQQREAAARAEYARVQARRYQQLHAAGAASEETLVTRRQELQIAEAGLQAARQELSRLRAEREALTEQQRELQLVAPVEGLVVARNVDPGTTVVAGQAVVELLDPKSLWLDVRFDQSGAQGLAADLPARITLRSRDKTVLTGRVLRIEPLADDITEEILAKVIFTPPPPALPPIGELAEVTVNLPRLPPGVVIPNAALQRLDGQTGVWRVTDDDLRFTPVKPGPADLEGQVLVREGLAEGDRIVVYSARALTPRSSIRVVERIAGVAP; encoded by the coding sequence ATGAAACGCCTGCCCGTTCAGAAACGCACCCTGGCGCTGCTGGCGGTGCTCGTCCCGCTGCTGGTGCTGTTTGTCTATGTCGCCCTGCGCTCCGGGCCGCTGGCGCCGGTGCCCGTAACCGTCGCCACCGCACAGCGGCGCAGCCTTGCGCCGGGACTGTTCGGCATCGGCACCGTCGCCGCGCGTTATACCTACAAGATCGGACCGACGGCGGCGGGACGCCTGCAACGGCTCGATGTACACGTCGGCGACCGCGTCCGCGCCGGGCAGCTGCTTGGCGCCATGGACGCGGTGGATCTGGAGGCGCGCATGCGGGCCCAGGATGCCGCGTTGAATCGCGCCGCCGCGCAACAACGGGAAGCCGCGGCGCGCGCGGAATACGCCAGAGTCCAGGCGCGGCGCTATCAACAGCTGCACGCGGCAGGTGCGGCCAGCGAGGAAACCCTGGTCACCCGCCGGCAGGAACTGCAGATCGCCGAAGCGGGCCTGCAGGCAGCCCGGCAGGAGCTTTCCCGCCTGCGGGCCGAGCGGGAAGCCCTGACGGAACAACAGCGCGAGTTGCAGCTGGTCGCCCCCGTCGAAGGGCTGGTGGTGGCGCGCAATGTCGATCCGGGCACCACCGTGGTTGCGGGTCAGGCGGTGGTGGAACTGCTCGATCCGAAAAGCCTGTGGCTGGATGTGCGCTTCGATCAGTCCGGCGCACAAGGCCTGGCCGCCGACCTGCCGGCCCGCATCACCCTGCGCTCCCGGGACAAGACGGTGCTGACGGGACGGGTGCTGCGCATCGAACCGCTGGCGGATGACATCACCGAGGAAATCCTCGCCAAAGTGATTTTCACTCCTCCGCCCCCTGCACTGCCGCCCATCGGCGAACTGGCCGAGGTGACCGTGAACCTGCCCCGGCTGCCGCCCGGCGTGGTGATCCCCAACGCGGCGCTGCAGCGGCTCGATGGGCAAACGGGCGTCTGGCGGGTGACAGACGACGATTTACGGTTCACGCCGGTCAAGCCGGGTCCCGCCGATCTGGAGGGGCAGGTCCTGGTCCGGGAAGGCCTGGCGGAGGGCGACCGCATCGTGGTGTACAGCGCCAGGGCACTGACCCCCCGCAGCAGTATCCGGGTGGTGGAGCGGATAGCGGGCGTGGCGCCATGA
- a CDS encoding response regulator transcription factor, whose product MSPVRILVAEDERHIREGLVDLLVAEGYLVEDAADGEAALQRLTDSCFDLVLLDIMMPRRSGFDVCREIRRRNLPLAVIMLTAKGEEVDKVVGLELGADDYITKPFGTHELRARIAAVLRRTCRQPLPCDDPPALPSTIHIGTACIDRKCYRGRLAGRQFSLTPGRWCCWRLFSPTPTKC is encoded by the coding sequence ATGTCCCCTGTGCGCATACTGGTTGCCGAGGACGAGCGTCACATCCGTGAGGGGCTTGTCGATCTGCTGGTCGCGGAAGGGTATCTCGTGGAAGACGCCGCCGATGGCGAGGCCGCCTTGCAGCGGCTGACCGACAGCTGTTTCGACCTGGTGCTGCTTGACATCATGATGCCGCGCCGCAGCGGCTTCGACGTCTGCCGGGAGATCCGCCGCCGCAATCTGCCGCTGGCGGTGATCATGCTGACCGCCAAGGGCGAGGAAGTCGACAAGGTGGTGGGTCTGGAACTGGGCGCGGACGACTATATCACCAAGCCCTTCGGCACCCATGAGCTGCGCGCCCGCATCGCTGCCGTGCTGCGCCGCACCTGCCGCCAGCCGCTGCCCTGTGACGATCCGCCGGCGCTGCCGTCCACCATCCATATCGGCACGGCGTGCATCGACCGCAAATGCTATCGCGGTCGGCTGGCCGGACGTCAATTCAGTCTCACCCCCGGGAGATGGTGCTGCTGGAGACTTTTTTCACCCACCCCGACGAAGTGTTGA
- a CDS encoding sensor histidine kinase has protein sequence MLRTRFIVIAWLLLLVPTLLIGGMALRLLGNEQQRVAAESREAARRRAMSAAESFDLAIAEVRDGLLAGLRRLPEVQLADRLEQWKDSNPLIRNVFIAGPDGLLLPDPQAPSSREESEFIDRYDALFRGRIPWRGPDLDVPGQVAAASPRKQLRRLTQGAAGENPRQETSASGWIPWFWEDGLYLLGWIERPAGSGRHVGLEMEMMALLSRLIVAMPAPRSGETWVLVDGHGRAVHQSGSGALEPGSAPYVTQSLGAGLPHWELRIYRSAVAPGGTGGLRLLSGLLVGSFVAAILFGGSLLLWQAWRNMRDARRKTTFVSNVSHELKTPLTTIRLYAELLAEGHALPEQRQRHYLRVIVEESQRLTRLVNNVLDFGRLEQGRKKYHVRDFSPADCLDEVLDSQQLRLEQAGMRLLRSGSAQIPEVRADRDAVRQALLNLIDNALKYAAGGKELAVRLDQIEQRCRITVMDRGPGVPVAHRDRIFEQFHRVDDALTAACPGSGLGLSIARRLLRDMGGDLRYQPRPDGGACFEMLVPLASGASEATAANAPSSMRR, from the coding sequence ATGCTCCGAACACGTTTTATCGTTATCGCCTGGTTGCTGCTGCTGGTGCCGACCCTGCTCATCGGCGGCATGGCTCTGCGCCTGCTTGGCAACGAACAGCAGCGGGTCGCGGCCGAGAGTCGCGAGGCGGCGCGGCGGCGGGCGATGAGCGCGGCCGAGAGTTTCGATCTGGCCATCGCCGAGGTGCGCGACGGGCTGCTCGCCGGTTTGCGCCGCCTGCCCGAGGTGCAGCTGGCCGACCGCCTGGAGCAGTGGAAGGATTCCAACCCCCTGATCCGCAACGTGTTTATCGCCGGGCCGGACGGCTTGCTTCTGCCCGATCCGCAAGCACCTTCCAGCCGCGAAGAGTCCGAATTTATCGATCGTTACGATGCCCTGTTCCGGGGCCGCATCCCCTGGCGCGGGCCGGACCTGGACGTGCCGGGCCAAGTTGCCGCTGCTTCGCCTCGCAAGCAATTGCGCCGTCTGACGCAAGGCGCCGCCGGGGAAAACCCGAGGCAGGAAACTTCAGCGTCCGGCTGGATTCCCTGGTTCTGGGAGGATGGCCTCTATCTGCTTGGCTGGATCGAGCGGCCGGCCGGATCCGGGCGCCATGTCGGCCTGGAGATGGAAATGATGGCCCTGCTGTCGCGGTTGATCGTCGCCATGCCGGCGCCTCGGTCCGGGGAGACCTGGGTGCTGGTCGACGGTCACGGCCGCGCGGTGCATCAGAGCGGATCCGGCGCGCTGGAGCCGGGGTCGGCGCCGTATGTCACCCAGTCGCTGGGCGCCGGGCTGCCGCACTGGGAGCTGCGCATCTACCGAAGCGCTGTCGCGCCGGGTGGCACAGGGGGGCTGCGGCTGCTGTCCGGCCTGCTGGTGGGCAGCTTCGTGGCGGCCATTCTGTTCGGCGGGTCCCTGCTGTTGTGGCAGGCCTGGCGGAACATGCGCGATGCCCGCCGCAAGACCACCTTTGTCTCCAATGTCTCCCATGAGCTGAAAACCCCCCTGACCACCATCCGCCTGTATGCCGAACTGCTGGCCGAGGGTCATGCGCTGCCGGAACAGCGACAGCGCCATTATCTGCGGGTGATTGTCGAGGAAAGCCAGCGGCTTACCCGGCTGGTCAACAATGTACTCGATTTCGGCCGCCTGGAGCAGGGGCGTAAAAAGTATCATGTGCGTGATTTTTCGCCGGCGGACTGCCTTGACGAAGTGCTCGACAGCCAGCAGCTGCGCCTGGAGCAGGCCGGCATGCGGCTGCTGCGATCCGGTTCCGCGCAAATCCCCGAGGTGCGGGCCGACCGGGACGCTGTCCGGCAGGCGCTGCTCAACCTTATCGACAATGCCCTGAAATACGCCGCCGGCGGCAAGGAACTGGCGGTGCGGCTCGATCAGATCGAGCAGCGCTGCCGGATCACCGTCATGGACCGTGGCCCCGGAGTCCCCGTGGCCCACCGGGATCGTATTTTCGAGCAATTCCACCGTGTCGACGATGCCCTGACCGCTGCATGTCCCGGCAGCGGCCTTGGCCTGAGCATCGCCCGCCGCCTGCTGCGGGACATGGGCGGAGACTTGCGCTATCAGCCCCGTCCCGACGGCGGTGCCTGTTTCGAGATGCTGGTGCCACTGGCGTCCGGCGCTTCTGAAGCCACCGCGGCAAACGCGCCTTCTTCGATGCGCCGCTAA
- a CDS encoding inorganic phosphate transporter — protein MGSEFLLIGLGILVVIAALDIMVGVSNDAVNFLNSSFGSQVASRRTIMIIASLGILLGVTFSSGMMEVARKGIFHPEFFTMPELMAIFLAVMITDIILLDLFNTYGLPTSTTVSVVFELLGAAVVMSFLKIVKAGDSLTTIVQYINSAKAITIIMGILLSVAIAFVCGAVAQFFTRLLFTFDYQRRIDRYGALWGGIALSSITYFILVKGAKGASFMSARNVAWIQDHACLLLFIIFVIAALVLQSLHLLKINMLKPVVLVGTFALAMAFAANDLVNFIGVPLAGLQAYKAAMATGQPLTVTMGALSDKVHTPTSLLLLAGIIMTLTLWLSKKAMTVTRTELSLSQQDEGSERFESIFLSRAIVRLVLGVFETVRVVVPARLRGFVNRRLDPHAAVSVGGDGKKASFDLLRATVNLMVASAVVSYATGHKLPLSTTYVTFMVAMGTSFADRAWGRETAVYRVTGVLTVIGGWFMTAVIAFIFAGLFVAVIFYAKALGVVLLVFIAAALILNAHRKHREMEKDADKETVFNLKSVENPRETVETTFEHMSFLLGEVRVSLDATLEALFRGNLDRLSYERKRLGKFQQWSNIISANVFKAMRLLDQQGFALSHKYPQTVRHLQKLTDGHRDIMLRAYTHVINHHKGLLPVQIGELEQVRRLLDEVLLELETTFGLKRAADIHSLMAKDRGLRDLATELNARQVVRIKDNSSKTRLSILYYAMVGNAMLLSRQSLELLEIFEKSFGEFEEKGAE, from the coding sequence ATGGGTAGTGAGTTTCTGTTGATCGGGCTCGGTATTCTCGTCGTTATCGCCGCGCTCGACATCATGGTCGGGGTCAGCAACGACGCGGTCAATTTTCTCAATTCGTCCTTCGGGTCGCAGGTGGCTTCGCGAAGGACCATCATGATCATCGCCAGTCTCGGCATTCTGCTCGGCGTCACCTTTTCCAGCGGCATGATGGAGGTGGCCCGCAAGGGCATTTTCCATCCGGAATTTTTCACCATGCCGGAGCTGATGGCCATTTTTCTGGCGGTCATGATCACCGACATCATCCTGCTGGATCTTTTCAACACCTACGGGCTGCCCACTTCCACCACGGTTTCCGTGGTGTTCGAGCTGCTGGGCGCCGCCGTGGTCATGTCCTTCCTCAAGATCGTCAAGGCCGGCGACAGTCTGACCACCATCGTTCAGTACATCAATTCGGCCAAGGCCATCACCATCATCATGGGCATCCTGCTGTCGGTGGCCATCGCTTTTGTGTGCGGCGCCGTGGCGCAGTTTTTCACCCGCCTGCTGTTCACCTTCGACTATCAGCGGCGTATCGACCGTTACGGCGCCCTGTGGGGCGGCATTGCCCTGTCGTCCATCACCTACTTCATTCTGGTCAAGGGCGCCAAGGGGGCGTCCTTCATGTCCGCGCGGAACGTGGCATGGATCCAGGATCATGCCTGCCTGCTGCTGTTCATCATCTTTGTCATTGCCGCGCTTGTCCTGCAGTCGCTGCATCTGCTGAAGATCAACATGCTCAAGCCGGTGGTGCTGGTCGGTACCTTCGCGCTGGCCATGGCCTTTGCCGCCAACGATCTGGTCAATTTCATCGGCGTGCCCCTGGCCGGCCTGCAGGCCTACAAGGCGGCCATGGCGACGGGCCAGCCGCTGACCGTCACCATGGGGGCGCTGAGCGACAAGGTGCACACCCCGACCTCCCTGCTGCTGCTGGCCGGCATCATCATGACGCTGACCCTGTGGCTGTCGAAAAAGGCCATGACCGTCACCAGAACCGAACTCAGTCTCAGCCAGCAGGACGAAGGCAGTGAGCGCTTCGAATCGATCTTTTTGTCCCGGGCCATCGTGCGGCTGGTGCTCGGGGTGTTCGAGACCGTTCGGGTAGTGGTCCCCGCGCGCCTGCGTGGCTTCGTCAACCGGCGTCTCGATCCGCACGCGGCCGTGTCGGTTGGCGGTGATGGCAAAAAAGCCTCCTTCGACCTGCTGCGCGCCACGGTCAACCTGATGGTGGCCAGCGCCGTGGTCTCTTATGCCACCGGTCACAAGCTGCCGCTGTCGACCACCTACGTGACCTTCATGGTCGCCATGGGCACCTCTTTTGCGGACCGGGCCTGGGGGCGCGAGACCGCCGTATACCGCGTCACCGGCGTGCTGACGGTGATCGGCGGCTGGTTCATGACGGCCGTCATCGCCTTCATTTTCGCCGGCCTGTTCGTTGCCGTCATCTTCTACGCCAAGGCGCTGGGAGTTGTGCTGCTGGTTTTCATTGCCGCCGCCCTGATCCTGAACGCTCATCGCAAACATCGGGAAATGGAGAAAGACGCCGACAAGGAAACGGTATTCAACCTCAAATCGGTGGAAAACCCCCGGGAAACCGTCGAGACGACCTTTGAGCACATGAGCTTTCTGCTCGGGGAAGTGCGTGTCTCCCTGGATGCCACCCTGGAGGCGCTTTTCCGGGGAAACCTGGACCGTCTGAGCTATGAGCGCAAGCGGCTGGGCAAGTTTCAGCAGTGGTCGAATATCATCAGCGCCAATGTATTCAAGGCCATGCGCCTGCTGGATCAGCAAGGCTTCGCGCTGTCGCACAAGTATCCCCAGACCGTGCGGCATCTGCAGAAGCTGACCGACGGCCACCGGGATATCATGCTGCGTGCCTACACCCACGTCATCAACCATCATAAAGGCCTGCTGCCGGTGCAAATCGGCGAACTGGAGCAGGTGCGCCGCCTGCTTGACGAGGTTCTGCTGGAGCTCGAAACCACTTTCGGCCTCAAACGGGCCGCCGATATCCACAGCCTGATGGCCAAGGACCGCGGACTGCGGGATCTCGCCACCGAACTCAATGCCAGGCAGGTGGTCAGGATCAAGGACAACTCCTCCAAGACCCGCCTGAGCATCCTGTACTACGCCATGGTCGGAAATGCCATGCTGCTGTCCAGGCAGAGCCTGGAGCTGCTTGAAATCTTCGAGAAATCCTTCGGGGAATTCGAAGAGAAGGGCGCTGAATAA
- a CDS encoding helix-turn-helix domain-containing protein, with protein MVLLETFFTHPDEVLSRDMLLDAAWGIRYQGTTRTLDQHIAQLRKKIEPDPAAPRVIVTVHGIGYRYAVTSGSC; from the coding sequence ATGGTGCTGCTGGAGACTTTTTTCACCCACCCCGACGAAGTGTTGAGCCGCGACATGCTGCTCGATGCCGCCTGGGGCATCCGCTACCAGGGCACCACCCGCACCCTCGATCAGCATATCGCCCAGCTGCGCAAAAAGATCGAACCCGACCCGGCCGCGCCCCGGGTCATCGTTACCGTGCATGGCATCGGCTATCGGTATGCCGTCACCTCGGGCTCCTGCTGA
- a CDS encoding TetR/AcrR family transcriptional regulator: MATVKAVLQLAAEQNPNAITTAAIAAQMGLTQGAVFRHFPNKDAILQAVMEWVHEQLMSRIEQAVQAAPGALAGLEAMFTAHVAFVAEHPGVPRILFGELQRPEASPPKLAAQQLVRHYGERLKSLLAEGKARGELDAGIEEEAAAALFLGSIQGLVMQSLLAGDVQSIRREACKVFAIYRRAIRREP; this comes from the coding sequence CTGGCAACGGTCAAGGCCGTACTCCAGCTGGCAGCGGAACAGAACCCCAACGCCATCACCACCGCGGCCATCGCCGCCCAAATGGGGCTTACCCAGGGCGCGGTTTTCCGCCACTTCCCCAACAAGGATGCCATCCTGCAGGCGGTGATGGAGTGGGTGCACGAACAGTTGATGTCGCGCATCGAGCAGGCCGTGCAGGCAGCCCCCGGCGCGCTCGCCGGACTGGAGGCCATGTTCACGGCGCATGTGGCGTTTGTGGCCGAGCACCCCGGCGTGCCGCGCATCCTGTTCGGCGAGCTGCAGCGCCCTGAGGCCTCGCCGCCCAAACTTGCGGCGCAGCAGCTGGTCCGGCACTATGGCGAACGGCTCAAAAGCCTTCTCGCGGAGGGAAAAGCGCGGGGAGAACTCGACGCCGGAATCGAGGAAGAAGCGGCGGCCGCCCTGTTTCTCGGCAGCATTCAGGGGCTGGTCATGCAATCGCTGCTGGCCGGCGATGTACAGAGCATCCGCCGCGAGGCCTGCAAGGTATTTGCCATCTATCGACGTGCCATCCGGAGGGAGCCATGA
- a CDS encoding DUF364 domain-containing protein — translation MISEKVNSSILSETIDQIRSVLGEEMASITVERVVIGLFFTGVKLSNGSGGICFTPVKEIPEAVCCPSSARAMPNSGKLKGQPVSSYLDKLAENRPLEKAMSIAVLNALSATCWRKRFPQDYTFELGADPVDKVAIPDGARAVVIGALVPYLKMLKERKQPFHILEKDPRTLKADELPYFVPPEKAHEVIPQADLLIITGTTVLNDTLEGILAQVKPGAEVILVGPTASMLPDAFFRRGVKSIGSITVTDPDKLLDVLAEAGSGYHFYGKSAERLVVRRGEEDAAFGSLPCHG, via the coding sequence ATGATTTCTGAAAAGGTCAACAGTTCCATTCTGTCGGAGACGATCGATCAAATCCGTTCGGTGCTTGGCGAGGAGATGGCGTCCATAACCGTGGAAAGGGTCGTCATAGGGTTGTTTTTCACGGGCGTCAAGCTTTCCAACGGGTCGGGCGGCATCTGTTTTACCCCTGTCAAGGAGATCCCCGAAGCGGTGTGTTGTCCCAGTTCGGCGCGCGCCATGCCGAATTCCGGCAAGCTGAAGGGCCAGCCGGTTTCCTCCTATCTGGATAAACTCGCCGAAAACAGGCCCTTGGAAAAAGCCATGAGCATTGCGGTGCTCAATGCCCTGTCGGCCACCTGCTGGCGCAAGCGGTTTCCCCAGGATTACACCTTCGAACTCGGGGCCGACCCCGTGGACAAGGTGGCCATTCCCGACGGTGCCCGGGCAGTGGTCATCGGGGCGCTGGTCCCCTATCTGAAGATGCTCAAGGAACGCAAACAGCCTTTTCATATTCTCGAAAAGGATCCACGCACCCTCAAGGCCGATGAACTGCCCTATTTCGTGCCGCCGGAAAAAGCGCACGAAGTCATTCCGCAGGCGGATCTGCTCATTATCACCGGCACCACCGTGCTCAACGATACGTTGGAAGGCATTCTGGCCCAGGTGAAGCCTGGCGCAGAGGTGATTCTGGTCGGACCCACCGCCAGCATGCTGCCGGATGCCTTTTTCCGACGCGGTGTCAAATCCATCGGCAGCATCACGGTGACGGATCCCGACAAGCTGCTCGATGTTCTGGCGGAAGCCGGCTCCGGATATCACTTTTACGGCAAGTCGGCGGAAAGGCTCGTGGTGCGTCGCGGTGAGGAGGATGCCGCCTTCGGGAGCCTGCCCTGCCACGGCTGA